In Macadamia integrifolia cultivar HAES 741 unplaced genomic scaffold, SCU_Mint_v3 scaffold_30A, whole genome shotgun sequence, the following proteins share a genomic window:
- the LOC122071612 gene encoding CBL-interacting serine/threonine-protein kinase 21-like isoform X1: MGVAATIGKYQLGRTIGEGTFAKVKLAFDTVTRQHVAVKIIDKEMVIKNKLMDQVKREISTMKLLHHPNIVQIYEVTATKTKIYIIMEYVPGGNLSDKLSYIKKFDEREARKYFQQLIDAVDYCHSRGVYHRDLKPENLLLDGKGNLKVSDFGLSALRKPGDLLSTTCGSPCYVAPEVIVNKMYDGATADIWSCGVILFELLACHLPFDDRNLMNLYRKISRAEYTCPEWFTASQRKLLFRILNPMPEWRMTVAEILEDKWFRTSYEPSRGIECEISLDDVAAFDGIGGKNDETGMPKSSSFINAFQLIAMSSYLDLSGLFEEQDEDKQRTRLGSKHSINETIEKIEVAAKDVSLSVKRMNISKVKIHQKQNLTRCSRSYFNLSAEVIEVTPTNCVIQISKSAGELRVYNEFCKSLSNTLMENPSEGSESHTPRAAIIDDGKQKECSSEWEENNMDKETCGYNTS; this comes from the exons ATGGGTGTTGCAGCTACTATTGGGAAATACCAGCTTGGTAGAACCATTGGTGAAGGCACCTTTGCCAAGGTTAAACTAGCTTTCGACACGGTTACACGGCAGCATGTTGCAGTCAAGATCATAGATAAGGAGATGGTCATCAAAAACAAGCTAATGGATCAG GTAAAGAGAGAGATAAGTACAATGAAGCTACTGCATCACCCCAACATTGTCCAAATTTACGAG GTTACTGCCACCAAGACCAAAATCTACATAATAATGGAATATGTTCCGGGAGGCAACCTCTCGGACAAGTTG TCATATATCAAAAAATTTGACGAACGGGAAGCTAGGAAATACTTCCAGCAGTTGATTGATGCAGTGGACTACTGTCATAGTAGGGGTGTTTATCACAGAGATCTGAAA CCTGAAAACCTGCTACTggatggaaaaggaaatttgaAAGTATCAGACTTTGGACTCAGTGCCTTGCGGAAG CCTGGGGACTTGCTATCCACCACTTGTGGCTCTCCATGCTATGTAGCTCCTGAG GTAATTGTCAACAAGATGTACGATGGAGCAACTGCAGATATTTGGTCATGTGGAGTAATCTTGTTCGAACTACTTGCTTGTCATCTACCCTTTGATGACCGTAACCTAATGAACTTGTACAGGAAG ATATCCAGAGCGGAGTACACATGTCCAGAGTGGTTTACAGCAAGCCAAAGGAAACTTCTTTTCAGGATACTTAACCCAATGCCTGAATGG CGGATGACAGTAGCAGAGATTCTAGAAGATAAGTGGTTCCGAACTAGCTATGAGCCTTCTAGAGGAATTGAATGCGAAATTAGCTTGGATGATGTTGCAGCATTTGATGGGATTGGG GGAAAAAACGACGAGACAGGGATGCCCAAATCCTCAAGTTTCATCAATGCTTTCCAGCTTATAGCAATGTCCAGTTACCTTGATTTGTCAGGTCTCTTTGAAGAACAG GATGAGGACAAACAAAGAACAAGGCTTGGTTCCAAGCATTCAATTAATGAGACAATAGAGAAAATTGAAGTTGCTGCAAAAGATGTCAGCCTCTCAGTTAAAAGGATGAACATTTCAAAG GTGAAAATTCATCAGAAACAGAATTTGACAAGGTGTTCTAGATCATATTTCAACCTATCAGCTGAG GTGATCGAGGTGACACCCACAAATTGTGTGATACAAATATCAAAATCTGCAGGGGAGCTCCGAGTGTACAATGAG TTCTGCAAAAGCTTATCAAATACGCTGATGGAGAACCCCAGTGAAGGATCAGAATCCCATACTCCCAGAGCAGCCATTATTGATGATGGTAAACAGAAAGAATGCAGTTCAGAATGGGAAGAGAACAATATGGATAAAGAAACTTGTGGCTACAATACCTCCTGA
- the LOC122071612 gene encoding CBL-interacting serine/threonine-protein kinase 21-like isoform X2, producing the protein MGVAATIGKYQLGRTIGEGTFAKVKLAFDTVTRQHVAVKIIDKEMVIKNKLMDQVKREISTMKLLHHPNIVQIYEVTATKTKIYIIMEYVPGGNLSDKLSYIKKFDEREARKYFQQLIDAVDYCHSRGVYHRDLKPENLLLDGKGNLKVSDFGLSALRKVIVNKMYDGATADIWSCGVILFELLACHLPFDDRNLMNLYRKISRAEYTCPEWFTASQRKLLFRILNPMPEWRMTVAEILEDKWFRTSYEPSRGIECEISLDDVAAFDGIGGKNDETGMPKSSSFINAFQLIAMSSYLDLSGLFEEQDEDKQRTRLGSKHSINETIEKIEVAAKDVSLSVKRMNISKVKIHQKQNLTRCSRSYFNLSAEVIEVTPTNCVIQISKSAGELRVYNEFCKSLSNTLMENPSEGSESHTPRAAIIDDGKQKECSSEWEENNMDKETCGYNTS; encoded by the exons ATGGGTGTTGCAGCTACTATTGGGAAATACCAGCTTGGTAGAACCATTGGTGAAGGCACCTTTGCCAAGGTTAAACTAGCTTTCGACACGGTTACACGGCAGCATGTTGCAGTCAAGATCATAGATAAGGAGATGGTCATCAAAAACAAGCTAATGGATCAG GTAAAGAGAGAGATAAGTACAATGAAGCTACTGCATCACCCCAACATTGTCCAAATTTACGAG GTTACTGCCACCAAGACCAAAATCTACATAATAATGGAATATGTTCCGGGAGGCAACCTCTCGGACAAGTTG TCATATATCAAAAAATTTGACGAACGGGAAGCTAGGAAATACTTCCAGCAGTTGATTGATGCAGTGGACTACTGTCATAGTAGGGGTGTTTATCACAGAGATCTGAAA CCTGAAAACCTGCTACTggatggaaaaggaaatttgaAAGTATCAGACTTTGGACTCAGTGCCTTGCGGAAG GTAATTGTCAACAAGATGTACGATGGAGCAACTGCAGATATTTGGTCATGTGGAGTAATCTTGTTCGAACTACTTGCTTGTCATCTACCCTTTGATGACCGTAACCTAATGAACTTGTACAGGAAG ATATCCAGAGCGGAGTACACATGTCCAGAGTGGTTTACAGCAAGCCAAAGGAAACTTCTTTTCAGGATACTTAACCCAATGCCTGAATGG CGGATGACAGTAGCAGAGATTCTAGAAGATAAGTGGTTCCGAACTAGCTATGAGCCTTCTAGAGGAATTGAATGCGAAATTAGCTTGGATGATGTTGCAGCATTTGATGGGATTGGG GGAAAAAACGACGAGACAGGGATGCCCAAATCCTCAAGTTTCATCAATGCTTTCCAGCTTATAGCAATGTCCAGTTACCTTGATTTGTCAGGTCTCTTTGAAGAACAG GATGAGGACAAACAAAGAACAAGGCTTGGTTCCAAGCATTCAATTAATGAGACAATAGAGAAAATTGAAGTTGCTGCAAAAGATGTCAGCCTCTCAGTTAAAAGGATGAACATTTCAAAG GTGAAAATTCATCAGAAACAGAATTTGACAAGGTGTTCTAGATCATATTTCAACCTATCAGCTGAG GTGATCGAGGTGACACCCACAAATTGTGTGATACAAATATCAAAATCTGCAGGGGAGCTCCGAGTGTACAATGAG TTCTGCAAAAGCTTATCAAATACGCTGATGGAGAACCCCAGTGAAGGATCAGAATCCCATACTCCCAGAGCAGCCATTATTGATGATGGTAAACAGAAAGAATGCAGTTCAGAATGGGAAGAGAACAATATGGATAAAGAAACTTGTGGCTACAATACCTCCTGA